In the Streptomyces sp. 3214.6 genome, TACGAGCTGTGCCGCCGCTGCGACGCCGTTCCCGCCCTGTGGACGGGCCCCCGGGACTTCCCGACGACCCCGATCCCCCCGCGCCGCCCGGCGGACCGACGACCGGGCGAAAAGAGCGTCTAGCGGACAGGTGCGCCTCGGCCCTAGCCCTGTTCCGGGGCGGCGCCCAGCATCCGGTCGAGCACTGCCCGCTGCAGCGGCAGCACCTCGGTGTGCAGGTTGCGGCCCTTGCGGGTGAGGGCGACATACACGCCGCGCCGGTCCTCCACACAGACGGAACGCTCCACCAGGCCTTCCTTCTCCAGCCGGCCGATGAGGCGGGACAGTGCGCTCTGGCTGAGATGCACCCGGCCGACGAGGTTCTGCACCCGACACTGGTCGCCCTCGCGGGGCGCCTCCAAGGCGAGGACGTCGAGCACTTCGAAGTCGCTCGCACCGAGGCCGTGCGGATGCAGCGCGCGGTCGATCTCGCACATGGTGCGCGCGTGCACCGACAGGATGTCCCGCCATCGTTCCTCGAGGCCCGCCCCGGCCGTCTTCACTGCCATACCCGCACGGTAACACCGTTTCGCGCATTCATTTACAGTGCAACTAGTGCGGGTGCAAGCAGATTTTCCGAGGGGCCCGGCGAGGGACCCTCGCGGAGGTACCGCGCCGGGCCTACGACGGGTCCTGGAGCAGCCCCACGAGGTTGCCGTCCGTGTCCTTCACGAAGGCGATGAGCCGGCCGTTGCCCACGTCCTGGGCGTCCTGCAGCAGCTCCGCGCCCGCCGCCACCAGCGCGGCGAGCCGGTCGCGCAGGTCCGTGACGTGCCAGTACGGGACCGGTCCGGTCATCCCCTTGGCGTGTCCGTTCGGGTCGAGGCCGACGTCCTGCCCGGCGGCCTTGAAGCCGACGTAGTAGGGCGTGTCGGCGTACGGCTCGACCTCCAGCAGCGCGCTGAACAGGGCCTTCGCCTGGTCGAGGTCCTTGACGGGGTAGATGATCGTCTGCAGGCCGGCAGTCATGGCGTCCTCCTCAATGAGATGCGGTACGCGGTGTCCGCGTCCGTGTTCTCACGCTAAGCCGGGGGAGCGCGGGACGGCTTCTCCGATCCTGACCGGTCCCGCCGACGCGACCGGAGCGGAGCGGTCAGCTCACGTCGAGTCCCGCTTCACCAGCTCCGTCGGCAGGATCACCGCCGCCGGGTCCTCGCCGCCTATCTGGGCGAGCAGCACCCGCACCATCTCGGCGCTGATGCGGTCGTAGGGCTGGCGGATCGTGGTGAGAGCGGGGACGGCCTCCGTCGCCGCGACGGAGTCGTCGAAGCCGCCCACGGACACGTCCTCGGGAACCCGGCGCCCCGCCTGGCGCAGCGCGGTCAGCGCACCCCGCGCCATCAGGTCGGAGGCGACGAACACGGCATCCATGTCCGGGGCCTGCGCCAGCAGTCGTTCGGCCCCCGCCTTGCCGCTGGCCCGGCTGTAGTCCCCGGAGACCACGAGCCGCTCGTCGACCTCGACGCCCGCCTCCATGAGCACCTCCTTGTAGCCGGCGAGCCGGTCCACCCCGCCCGGTGTGTCCAGCGGGCCGCTCACCATGCCGATCCGGCGCCGGCCCAGCGACACCAGATGGCGCACCATGTCACGGGCGCCGTCCCGGTCGTCCGCCGCCACATAGCTCACCTTGGAGCGCAGCCCCATCGGCTTGCCGCACTGCACGAGGGGCACCCCCGCCTCCCGCAGCTCCTCCGCGACCGGGTCGCCGGAGTGGCTGGAGACCAGCAGCACCCCGTCGACATGGCCCGCGGTGATGTACCGGGTGATGCGCCGCCGCTCGTCCTTGGTGCCCGCGAGCATCAGCAGCAGGGG is a window encoding:
- a CDS encoding MarR family winged helix-turn-helix transcriptional regulator is translated as MAVKTAGAGLEERWRDILSVHARTMCEIDRALHPHGLGASDFEVLDVLALEAPREGDQCRVQNLVGRVHLSQSALSRLIGRLEKEGLVERSVCVEDRRGVYVALTRKGRNLHTEVLPLQRAVLDRMLGAAPEQG
- a CDS encoding VOC family protein — encoded protein: MTAGLQTIIYPVKDLDQAKALFSALLEVEPYADTPYYVGFKAAGQDVGLDPNGHAKGMTGPVPYWHVTDLRDRLAALVAAGAELLQDAQDVGNGRLIAFVKDTDGNLVGLLQDPS
- a CDS encoding LacI family DNA-binding transcriptional regulator, giving the protein MTMNNGAGGRRKPPTIHDVAREAGVSRGTVSRVLNGGHYVSPSAAEAVNAAIRRTGYVVNRHARSLITGRSDSVGFLLTEPQERFFEDPNFNVLLSGCTQALAAHDIPLLLMLAGTKDERRRITRYITAGHVDGVLLVSSHSGDPVAEELREAGVPLVQCGKPMGLRSKVSYVAADDRDGARDMVRHLVSLGRRRIGMVSGPLDTPGGVDRLAGYKEVLMEAGVEVDERLVVSGDYSRASGKAGAERLLAQAPDMDAVFVASDLMARGALTALRQAGRRVPEDVSVGGFDDSVAATEAVPALTTIRQPYDRISAEMVRVLLAQIGGEDPAAVILPTELVKRDST